In Modestobacter versicolor, a single genomic region encodes these proteins:
- a CDS encoding TldD/PmbA family protein, which produces MAQTRSVDESFLALPLSALAEAALTRAVDLGCEHADLRVERIRTQSIRLRDARLEALGDGEDLGLAVRVVHEGTWGFAAGVVLTAAEAVRLAEEAVAVAQVSAAMNTDRVELAPEPTYPDGEWVSAYEVDPFAVPDAEKTALLTELSERLLAADGVEHVSSSVMQVKEQKFYADTAGTRTRQQRVRVHPEFTALTVDRATGTFESMRTLAPPVGRGWEFVAGDGWDWRGELAEIPELLREKVKAPSVDPGRYDLVVDPSNLWLTIHESIGHATELDRALGYEAAYAGTSFATVDKLGTLQYGSPLMNVTGDRTAEHGLSTVGWDDEGVAGQQWDLIRDGVLVGYQVDRNMARLRGMERSNGCAFADSAAHVPVQRMANVSLRPAPDGPSTEEIIGGVERGIYVLGDNSWSIDMQRYNFQFTGQRFYKIENGRLAGQLRDVAYQATTTDFWGSMTAVGGPQTYVLGGAFNCGKAQPGQVAPVSHGCPTALFEQTNILNTKQEGGR; this is translated from the coding sequence GTGGCACAGACCCGTTCCGTCGACGAGTCCTTCCTCGCCCTCCCGCTGTCCGCGCTCGCCGAGGCCGCGCTGACCCGGGCGGTCGACCTCGGCTGCGAGCACGCCGACCTGCGGGTCGAGCGGATCCGCACCCAGTCCATCCGGCTGCGCGACGCCCGGCTCGAGGCGCTCGGCGACGGGGAGGACCTGGGGCTCGCCGTCCGCGTCGTGCACGAGGGCACCTGGGGCTTCGCCGCCGGCGTGGTGCTCACCGCGGCCGAGGCGGTCCGGCTCGCCGAGGAGGCCGTCGCCGTCGCGCAGGTCTCCGCGGCGATGAACACCGACCGGGTCGAGCTGGCCCCCGAGCCGACGTACCCCGACGGGGAGTGGGTCTCGGCCTACGAGGTCGACCCGTTCGCCGTCCCGGACGCCGAGAAGACCGCGCTGCTCACCGAGCTGTCCGAGCGGCTGCTGGCCGCCGACGGCGTGGAGCACGTGAGCAGCAGCGTCATGCAGGTCAAGGAGCAGAAGTTCTACGCCGACACGGCCGGCACCCGCACCCGCCAGCAGCGGGTCCGGGTGCACCCGGAGTTCACCGCGCTCACCGTCGACCGGGCCACCGGCACCTTCGAGTCGATGCGCACGCTGGCCCCGCCGGTGGGCCGCGGCTGGGAGTTCGTGGCCGGCGACGGCTGGGACTGGCGAGGTGAGCTCGCGGAGATCCCGGAGCTGCTGCGGGAGAAGGTCAAGGCACCCTCGGTCGACCCCGGCCGCTACGACCTGGTCGTCGACCCGTCGAACCTGTGGCTGACCATCCACGAGTCGATCGGCCACGCCACCGAGCTCGACCGCGCGCTCGGCTACGAGGCCGCCTACGCCGGCACCTCGTTCGCCACCGTCGACAAGCTGGGCACCCTGCAGTACGGCTCGCCGCTGATGAACGTCACCGGCGACCGCACCGCCGAGCACGGGCTGTCGACCGTCGGCTGGGACGACGAGGGCGTGGCCGGCCAGCAGTGGGACCTGATCCGGGACGGCGTGCTGGTCGGCTACCAGGTCGACCGGAACATGGCCCGTCTGCGCGGGATGGAGCGCTCCAACGGCTGCGCCTTCGCCGACTCCGCCGCGCACGTGCCGGTGCAGCGGATGGCGAACGTCTCGCTCCGGCCGGCGCCCGACGGGCCCTCGACCGAGGAGATCATCGGCGGGGTCGAGCGCGGCATCTACGTGCTCGGCGACAACAGCTGGTCGATCGACATGCAGCGCTACAACTTCCAGTTCACCGGTCAGCGCTTCTACAAGATCGAGAACGGGCGGCTCGCCGGGCAGCTCCGCGACGTGGCCTACCAGGCGACGACGACGGACTTCTGGGGCTCGATGACCGCGGTCGGCGGCCCGCAGACCTACGTGCTGGGCGGTGCCTTCAACTGCGGCAAGGCCCAGCCCGGGCAGGTCGCGCCGGTCAGCCACGGCTGCCCGACGGCGCTGTTCGAGCAGACGAACATCCTCAACACGAAGCAGGAGGGCGGGCGGTGA
- a CDS encoding beta strand repeat-containing protein → MRNGLAIVAMSGGMWLLGQTAANADTTQAAPAVSAAGSEVTSDDATATSTNTSTGTGGDTTTTGGSAGNGVVAGGSGGTVEQGGNTGGNTTTASSGSVLGDSSASADTTTGNVSNTGSANGGSVTGSANPTGGNASGGDSTGTGGNITSNTGANSGNATDTSSSSGSSSGSAPSVSYAGSAVESGEATATSTNTSTGTGGDTTTTGGSAGNGVVAGGSGGTVEQGGNTGHNETSSGSGSLLGDSSATATTSTGNVSNTGSVNGGSVIDSANPTGGNATGGDSTGTGGNITSNTGANSGNHVTTTSGSGSGSGSGPSVSYAGSDVTSGDADADSDNTSTGAGGDTTTTGGSAGNGAVLGGNGGTVEQGGNTGGNETGSGSGSVLGDADGDATTDTGDVTNDGSANGGNVIDSGNPTGGNATGGNSTGTGGTIGSNTGANSGNRVGTTSGSGSGSGVAESETESGDADADSDNTSTGTGGNTTTTGGSAGNGIVAGGNGGTVEQGGNTGGNVTYVFCFSVKGDVNCSATTTTGNVTNTGSANGGNVVDSGNPTGGNATGGNSTGTGGNVGSNTGANSGNQVDTSVGSPAWWSAVYAAIASGNANAGSSNSSSGTGGDTTTTGGSAGNSAVLGGNGGTIKQGGNTGGNVTYVFCFSVKGDVNCSATTTTGNVTNTGSANGGNVIDSGNPTGGNATGGNSTGTGGNVGSNTGANSGNGSNTGGHHGQTPGGNNGGNNGGNNGGHHGGHHGQTPGSGNGGHHHGEDCTKAEHPVQPTHPVKPAAPAAPAAPAGTAPAAQAPVVHTVVVVTAPASAPVHAAAVSPASSYTPASHHSTVAASSGSQELAYTGSDVRVPAALGLVVLAAGAGLMVAGRRRELQEV, encoded by the coding sequence GTGAGGAACGGACTCGCCATCGTGGCGATGTCCGGGGGCATGTGGCTCCTGGGGCAGACGGCGGCCAACGCCGACACCACCCAGGCGGCTCCCGCGGTGAGCGCAGCAGGCAGTGAGGTCACCTCCGACGACGCGACGGCGACCAGCACCAACACCTCCACCGGCACCGGCGGCGACACCACCACCACCGGCGGGTCGGCCGGCAACGGCGTCGTCGCCGGCGGCAGCGGCGGCACCGTCGAGCAGGGCGGCAACACCGGCGGCAACACGACGACGGCCTCCTCGGGCAGCGTGCTCGGCGACTCGTCGGCCTCCGCGGACACGACGACCGGGAACGTCAGCAACACCGGCAGCGCCAACGGCGGCAGCGTGACCGGCAGCGCCAACCCCACCGGTGGCAACGCCTCCGGCGGCGACAGCACCGGCACCGGCGGGAACATCACCTCCAACACCGGCGCCAACTCGGGCAACGCCACCGACACCTCCAGCAGCTCGGGCTCCAGCTCCGGCAGCGCCCCCTCGGTGTCCTACGCCGGCAGCGCGGTCGAGTCCGGCGAGGCGACGGCGACCAGCACCAACACCTCCACCGGCACCGGCGGCGACACCACCACCACCGGCGGGTCGGCCGGCAACGGCGTCGTCGCCGGCGGCAGCGGCGGCACCGTCGAGCAGGGCGGCAACACCGGCCACAACGAGACCAGCAGCGGCTCGGGCAGCCTGCTCGGCGACTCGTCCGCCACCGCGACCACCTCGACCGGGAACGTCAGCAACACCGGCAGCGTCAACGGCGGCAGCGTGATCGACAGCGCCAACCCCACCGGCGGCAACGCCACCGGCGGCGACAGCACCGGCACCGGCGGGAACATCACCTCCAACACCGGCGCCAACTCCGGCAACCACGTGACCACGACCAGCGGCTCGGGCTCCGGCTCGGGCTCCGGCCCGTCGGTCTCCTACGCCGGCTCCGACGTCACCAGCGGGGACGCGGACGCCGACAGCGACAACACCTCCACCGGCGCCGGCGGCGACACCACCACCACCGGGGGCTCGGCCGGCAACGGCGCCGTGCTCGGCGGCAACGGCGGCACCGTCGAGCAGGGCGGCAACACCGGTGGCAACGAGACCGGCAGCGGCTCGGGCAGCGTGCTCGGCGACGCCGACGGCGACGCGACCACCGACACCGGCGACGTCACCAACGACGGCAGCGCCAACGGCGGCAACGTGATCGACAGCGGCAACCCCACCGGCGGCAACGCCACCGGCGGCAACAGCACCGGCACCGGCGGCACCATCGGCTCCAACACCGGCGCCAACTCCGGCAACCGGGTCGGCACGACCTCCGGCTCCGGCTCGGGCTCGGGTGTCGCCGAGAGCGAGACCGAGTCCGGTGACGCGGACGCGGACAGCGACAACACCTCCACCGGCACCGGCGGCAACACCACCACCACCGGGGGCTCCGCCGGCAACGGCATCGTCGCCGGCGGCAACGGCGGCACCGTCGAGCAGGGCGGCAACACCGGTGGCAACGTCACCTACGTCTTCTGCTTCTCGGTCAAGGGCGACGTGAACTGCTCGGCCACCACCACCACCGGCAACGTCACCAACACCGGCAGCGCCAACGGCGGCAACGTGGTCGACAGCGGCAACCCCACCGGCGGCAACGCCACCGGCGGCAACAGCACCGGCACGGGCGGCAACGTCGGCTCCAACACCGGCGCCAACTCCGGCAACCAGGTCGACACCAGCGTGGGCAGCCCCGCCTGGTGGAGCGCCGTCTACGCCGCGATCGCCTCCGGCAACGCCAACGCTGGCAGCAGCAACTCCAGCAGCGGCACCGGCGGCGACACCACCACCACCGGGGGCTCCGCCGGCAACAGTGCCGTCCTCGGCGGCAACGGCGGCACGATCAAGCAGGGCGGGAACACCGGCGGCAACGTCACCTACGTCTTCTGCTTCTCGGTCAAGGGCGACGTGAACTGCTCGGCCACCACCACCACCGGCAACGTCACCAACACCGGCAGCGCCAACGGCGGCAACGTGATCGACAGCGGCAACCCCACCGGCGGCAACGCCACCGGCGGCAACAGCACCGGCACCGGCGGCAACGTCGGCTCCAACACCGGCGCCAACTCCGGCAACGGCAGCAACACCGGTGGCCACCACGGCCAGACCCCCGGCGGGAACAACGGCGGGAACAACGGCGGGAACAACGGCGGGCACCACGGCGGGCACCACGGCCAGACCCCCGGCAGCGGCAACGGTGGGCACCACCACGGCGAGGACTGCACGAAGGCCGAGCACCCCGTCCAGCCGACCCACCCGGTGAAGCCGGCTGCCCCGGCTGCCCCGGCTGCCCCGGCCGGCACCGCTCCGGCGGCGCAGGCCCCGGTCGTCCACACCGTGGTCGTCGTGACCGCCCCGGCCTCGGCCCCCGTCCACGCGGCGGCGGTCTCCCCGGCCAGCAGCTACACCCCGGCCAGCCACCACAGCACCGTCGCCGCCTCCAGCGGTTCGCAGGAGCTGGCCTACACCGGTAGCGACGTCCGCGTCCCGGCCGCCCTCGGCCTGGTCGTCCTCGCTGCGGGGGCCGGCCTCATGGTCGCCGGTCGCCGCCGCGAGCTGCAGGAGGTCTGA
- a CDS encoding UBP-type zinc finger domain-containing protein, whose amino-acid sequence MDQIDPSVPPSGTGCVECDASGSWWLHLRRCAACGHVGCCDSSPNQHATAHATSSGHRVVQSFEPGEGWFWDYVEGEFAEGPELAAPHAHPATQPVPGPAGRVPADWMKHLH is encoded by the coding sequence ATGGACCAGATCGACCCGAGCGTCCCGCCGAGCGGCACCGGCTGCGTCGAGTGCGACGCGAGCGGCAGCTGGTGGCTGCACCTGCGCCGCTGCGCGGCCTGCGGGCACGTCGGCTGCTGCGACTCCTCGCCGAACCAGCACGCCACCGCCCACGCGACGTCGAGCGGCCACCGCGTCGTGCAGAGCTTCGAGCCCGGCGAGGGCTGGTTCTGGGACTACGTCGAGGGCGAGTTCGCCGAGGGCCCCGAGCTCGCGGCCCCGCACGCCCACCCGGCCACCCAGCCGGTGCCCGGTCCCGCGGGCCGGGTGCCCGCCGACTGGATGAAGCACCTCCACTGA
- a CDS encoding alpha/beta hydrolase has product MTEPVQPVLEPTAQAFADANSTPPFLYQLSPEEGRKIVDGVQSDPPPVLLDADVSDLTIDGGPTGSVRVRIVRPAGATGVLPVVLYVHGLGWVFGGPQTHDRLVRELAVGAQAAVVFPDYDLAPEHQYPTQIEQVYAVADWIAMNGADERLDTSRIAIAGDSVGGNMAAVTTILAKQRGGVSFAGQLLFYPVTDASFDTGSYHQFATGYFLERAGMQWFWDQYTTDPAQRAEITASPLRASLDELADLPQALVIVGEADVLRDEGEAYAAKLRAAGVPVTAVRYGGIVHDFVGLNPLRHTYAAEAAVNQAVAFLRGVLGTD; this is encoded by the coding sequence GTGACCGAGCCCGTGCAGCCCGTGCTGGAGCCCACCGCCCAGGCGTTCGCCGACGCGAACTCCACCCCGCCCTTCCTGTACCAGCTCTCCCCGGAGGAGGGCCGGAAGATCGTCGACGGCGTGCAGTCCGACCCGCCGCCGGTCCTGCTGGACGCCGACGTCTCCGACCTCACCATCGACGGTGGCCCCACGGGATCGGTCCGGGTGCGCATCGTGCGCCCGGCCGGTGCCACCGGCGTGCTCCCGGTGGTCCTGTACGTGCACGGCCTGGGCTGGGTCTTCGGCGGCCCGCAGACCCACGACCGGCTGGTGCGCGAGCTCGCCGTGGGGGCGCAGGCCGCCGTCGTCTTCCCCGACTACGACCTGGCGCCCGAGCACCAGTACCCGACGCAGATCGAGCAGGTGTACGCCGTCGCCGACTGGATCGCGATGAACGGCGCCGACGAGCGGCTGGACACCAGTCGGATCGCCATCGCCGGGGACTCGGTGGGCGGGAACATGGCCGCCGTCACCACGATCCTGGCCAAGCAGCGGGGCGGGGTCTCCTTCGCCGGCCAGCTGCTCTTCTACCCGGTCACCGACGCCTCGTTCGACACCGGCTCCTACCACCAGTTCGCCACCGGCTACTTCCTCGAGCGGGCCGGCATGCAGTGGTTCTGGGACCAGTACACGACCGACCCGGCCCAGCGCGCGGAGATCACCGCCTCCCCGCTGCGCGCCTCGCTCGACGAGCTCGCCGACCTGCCCCAGGCGCTGGTCATCGTGGGCGAGGCCGACGTGCTGCGCGACGAGGGCGAGGCCTACGCGGCCAAGCTCCGCGCGGCCGGCGTCCCGGTCACCGCGGTGCGCTACGGCGGGATCGTGCACGACTTCGTCGGGCTGAACCCGCTGCGGCACACCTACGCCGCCGAGGCCGCCGTCAACCAGGCCGTCGCGTTCCTGCGCGGCGTGCTCGGCACGGACTGA
- a CDS encoding metallopeptidase TldD-related protein, protein MSTVTPQELVERALAASTVDGQITYVTESSEANLRWASNSLTTNGAMRSRQVVVISFVDGGAGMATGTVARTGSPDIAELVARSEQAARDAGPAEDAVPLISEAPAGSGNWDAEAAETSIGVFADFAPALGEAFQAARGRDELLFGFAEHQLATTYLGSSTGLRLRHDQPTGRVELNGKSTDFGRSVWAGVGTRDFTDVSVADLAAEVQQKMAWSQRRIELPAGRYETLLPPSTVSDLMIVAYWSMEARDADEGRSVYARQGGGNRIGDRLAALPLDLRSDPNAPGLETSPFQVVGGSSGSASVFDNGMPTPAVDWISGGVLTNLVRPRAWALKTTAPATAAVDNLVLEDPNATASPAEMIAGTERGLLLTTLWYIREVDPQTLLVTGLTRDGVFLVEGGEVTGAVNNFRFNESPVDLLARATQASRTERTLPREWNDWFTRAAMPMLRVPDFNMSSVSPAS, encoded by the coding sequence GTGAGCACCGTGACCCCGCAGGAACTGGTCGAGCGGGCGCTGGCCGCCTCGACGGTCGACGGCCAGATCACCTACGTCACCGAGAGCTCGGAGGCCAACCTCCGCTGGGCCAGCAACAGCCTGACCACCAACGGGGCGATGCGGTCCCGGCAGGTCGTCGTCATCTCCTTCGTCGACGGCGGCGCGGGCATGGCCACCGGCACGGTGGCGCGCACCGGCTCCCCCGACATCGCCGAGCTGGTGGCCAGGAGCGAGCAGGCCGCTCGTGACGCCGGCCCGGCCGAGGACGCCGTGCCGCTGATCAGCGAGGCGCCGGCCGGCTCGGGGAACTGGGACGCCGAGGCCGCCGAGACCTCGATCGGCGTCTTCGCCGACTTCGCGCCGGCCCTCGGAGAGGCGTTCCAGGCCGCCCGCGGTCGCGACGAGCTGCTCTTCGGGTTCGCCGAGCACCAGCTGGCCACCACCTACCTGGGCAGCTCGACCGGGCTGCGGCTGAGGCACGACCAGCCCACCGGCCGGGTCGAGCTGAACGGCAAGAGCACCGACTTCGGCCGCTCCGTCTGGGCCGGGGTGGGCACCCGCGACTTCACCGACGTCTCGGTGGCCGACCTCGCCGCCGAGGTGCAGCAGAAGATGGCCTGGTCGCAGCGGCGCATCGAGCTGCCGGCGGGGCGCTACGAGACGCTGCTCCCGCCGTCCACCGTCAGCGACCTGATGATCGTCGCCTACTGGTCGATGGAGGCCCGGGACGCCGACGAGGGCCGCAGCGTCTACGCCCGGCAGGGCGGGGGCAACCGGATCGGCGACCGGCTGGCCGCCCTGCCGCTGGACCTGCGCAGCGACCCGAACGCCCCCGGCCTGGAGACCTCCCCGTTCCAGGTCGTCGGTGGCTCCTCGGGCAGCGCGTCGGTGTTCGACAACGGGATGCCCACACCGGCGGTCGACTGGATCTCCGGCGGCGTGCTGACCAACCTCGTGCGGCCGCGGGCCTGGGCGCTGAAGACGACCGCGCCCGCGACGGCCGCCGTGGACAACCTGGTGCTGGAGGACCCGAACGCCACCGCGTCCCCGGCCGAGATGATCGCCGGCACCGAGCGCGGGCTGCTGCTCACGACGCTCTGGTACATCCGCGAGGTCGACCCGCAGACCCTGCTGGTCACCGGGCTCACCCGCGACGGGGTCTTCCTGGTGGAGGGCGGCGAGGTGACCGGTGCGGTGAACAACTTCCGGTTCAACGAGTCGCCGGTCGACCTGCTGGCCCGCGCCACCCAGGCCAGCCGCACGGAGCGGACGCTGCCCCGGGAGTGGAACGACTGGTTCACCCGCGCGGCGATGCCGATGCTGCGGGTGCCGGACTTCAACATGAGCTCGGTGTCGCCCGCGAGCTGA
- a CDS encoding nuclear transport factor 2 family protein gives MAELLERMLDGVFNEPDPQRRAAVIAEVFSEDVVFVDDEQAVTGRDALAATVTGLLAQGPGFVFTPAGPFRGVGDLGMRPWSLGPPGAAPVLGGLDVAQVVDGRIARLWTVLDR, from the coding sequence GTGGCCGAGCTCCTGGAGCGGATGCTCGACGGCGTCTTCAACGAGCCGGACCCGCAGCGGCGGGCGGCGGTGATCGCCGAGGTGTTCAGCGAGGACGTGGTCTTCGTCGACGACGAGCAGGCGGTGACCGGCCGGGACGCGCTGGCGGCCACGGTGACCGGCCTGCTGGCCCAGGGCCCGGGCTTCGTCTTCACCCCGGCCGGCCCGTTCCGCGGGGTGGGCGACCTCGGCATGCGGCCGTGGTCGCTCGGGCCTCCGGGAGCCGCGCCGGTGCTCGGCGGGCTGGACGTGGCGCAGGTCGTCGACGGCCGGATCGCCCGGCTCTGGACGGTGCTCGACCGGTGA
- a CDS encoding type II toxin-antitoxin system death-on-curing family toxin, producing MAGLTPEDLVHVARRSVGDDVSVRDPGLLAAALARVEACVFGQEVYPTVREKAAALLHSLVTTAPLREGNRPFALATTLVFLAQHDEQLTLSDADAVAVVTAIVTGRLESVHEIALALEHGLG from the coding sequence ATGGCGGGACTGACGCCGGAGGACCTGGTCCACGTCGCCCGCCGCTCGGTGGGGGACGACGTGAGCGTCCGGGACCCGGGGCTGCTCGCCGCCGCGCTGGCCAGGGTCGAGGCGTGCGTCTTCGGCCAGGAGGTCTACCCGACGGTCCGGGAGAAGGCGGCCGCGCTGCTGCACTCCCTGGTGACCACCGCGCCGCTGCGCGAGGGCAACCGGCCGTTCGCCCTCGCCACCACGCTGGTCTTCCTCGCCCAGCACGACGAGCAGCTGACGCTGTCCGACGCCGACGCGGTGGCGGTCGTGACCGCGATCGTCACCGGCCGGCTCGAGTCGGTGCACGAGATCGCCCTCGCGCTGGAGCACGGCCTCGGCTGA
- a CDS encoding ribbon-helix-helix protein, CopG family has translation MTLRLTASETEALRRRARAEHRSMQEVAKRALDEYMDAHDPSAPLDVLLDWQLTRYAGALEQLGRWRD, from the coding sequence ATGACGCTGCGCCTGACGGCGAGCGAGACCGAGGCCCTGCGCCGGCGTGCCCGGGCCGAGCACCGCTCCATGCAGGAGGTGGCCAAGCGCGCGCTGGACGAGTACATGGACGCGCACGACCCGTCGGCGCCGCTCGACGTCCTGCTCGACTGGCAGCTCACCCGGTACGCGGGGGCCCTCGAGCAGCTCGGGCGATGGCGGGACTGA
- a CDS encoding SDR family NAD(P)-dependent oxidoreductase, whose protein sequence is MGQLDGKTALVTGATSGIGLAAAQRFAAEGAHVFVTGRRQDALDEAVASIGHEAVGVQGDVGELADLDRLVEVVGAAGRGLDVLFANAGGGEFAALGEITLEHYTGTFDRNVRGTLFTVQKALPLLNAGASVVLAGSTATLHGTPAFGVYAASKAALHSFAKTWAVELADRGIRVNTLVPGSTATPGLVGLAPDAEAAQQMLHGMAAGIPLRRVARPEEIAGGALFLASDQSSFMTGNELVLDGGQDQV, encoded by the coding sequence ATGGGACAGCTCGACGGCAAGACGGCCCTGGTCACCGGAGCGACGTCCGGGATCGGTCTGGCGGCGGCCCAGCGGTTCGCCGCGGAGGGGGCGCACGTCTTCGTGACCGGCCGCCGCCAGGACGCGCTGGACGAGGCGGTCGCCTCGATCGGCCACGAGGCGGTGGGCGTGCAGGGCGACGTCGGCGAGCTGGCCGACCTGGACCGGCTGGTCGAGGTGGTCGGTGCGGCCGGGCGGGGGCTGGACGTGCTGTTCGCCAACGCCGGCGGCGGTGAGTTCGCCGCCCTCGGCGAGATCACCCTCGAGCACTACACCGGCACCTTCGACCGCAACGTCCGGGGCACCCTGTTCACCGTGCAGAAGGCGCTGCCGCTGCTCAACGCCGGGGCGTCGGTCGTGCTGGCGGGCTCGACGGCCACCCTGCACGGCACGCCGGCCTTCGGTGTCTACGCCGCCTCCAAGGCCGCGCTGCACTCGTTCGCGAAGACCTGGGCCGTCGAGCTGGCCGACCGGGGCATCCGGGTGAACACCCTGGTGCCCGGCAGCACCGCGACCCCCGGCCTGGTGGGGCTGGCCCCCGACGCCGAGGCCGCCCAGCAGATGCTGCACGGCATGGCGGCGGGCATCCCGCTGCGGCGGGTCGCCCGCCCGGAGGAGATCGCCGGCGGCGCGCTGTTCCTGGCCTCGGACCAGAGCAGCTTCATGACCGGCAACGAGCTGGTGCTGGACGGCGGCCAGGACCAGGTCTGA
- a CDS encoding cation:proton antiporter, producing the protein MELTAELVALVIAVGVVAGLCNRFGLPTPLVLVVVGAGASFLPYVPEVQLDPDVVLFALLPPLLYATTARTSLFDFRHNKASIVAMSVVLIFFTALVVGWVTWLLLPGVAFAAAVALGAVVAPPDAIAASALGRRLGLPRRVATLLEHESLVNDAAALIALSVAVSALTTEPSPFEVAGDFAWAVVGAVLVGGVVAAVLAVVRARVQDPVLDTLVSFVAPYLAFLAAEEVHASGVLSTVVTGLALAHVSPKVQTATARVTEAITWRTVAFVLENGVFLLIGMQLPGLLSGAADSGLGAGRVALVCAGVLVTTIVARFVFVFGLAGLLTVGTPGMRRLAWSPGVAGLVSWAGMRGVVTLAAAQVLPEDLPDREVLLLAAFTVVVGSLLVQGSTLPWLVRKVGLPAPDPAEDALQAAVIGDAANAAGLQRLAELTTGEEPEGVVDRLRDRSIARSHATWERLGRPLADQQTPSSIYARLRMAMLDAERDVVVRARDAGTAPAEVLEAALNAIDVEESLLDRHEELESLDRERPLAPRPSDEHCAHLRLAPVGVAHPESACEDCLREGTTWVHLRTCMTCGHVGCCDSSPRRHSRAHFGAEGHPVVVSAEPDEAWRWCWIDSELG; encoded by the coding sequence GTGGAACTGACCGCGGAACTGGTCGCCCTGGTCATCGCGGTCGGCGTCGTCGCCGGCCTGTGCAACCGGTTCGGCCTGCCCACCCCGCTCGTGCTGGTGGTCGTCGGGGCGGGCGCGTCCTTCCTGCCGTACGTGCCCGAGGTGCAGCTGGACCCGGACGTCGTCCTGTTCGCCCTGCTGCCGCCGCTGCTCTACGCCACCACCGCGCGGACGTCGCTGTTCGACTTCCGGCACAACAAGGCCAGCATCGTCGCGATGTCGGTGGTGCTGATCTTCTTCACCGCCCTGGTCGTCGGCTGGGTCACCTGGTTGCTGCTGCCCGGCGTGGCCTTCGCGGCCGCGGTGGCGCTGGGCGCGGTGGTCGCACCCCCGGACGCCATCGCCGCCTCGGCCCTCGGACGGCGGCTGGGGCTGCCCCGGCGGGTGGCCACCCTGCTCGAGCACGAGAGCCTGGTCAACGACGCCGCAGCGCTGATCGCGCTGAGCGTGGCGGTCTCGGCGCTGACCACCGAGCCCTCGCCGTTCGAGGTCGCCGGCGACTTCGCCTGGGCGGTGGTGGGCGCGGTGCTCGTCGGCGGGGTGGTCGCCGCGGTGCTCGCCGTCGTCCGGGCCCGGGTGCAGGACCCGGTGCTGGACACCCTGGTCTCCTTCGTCGCCCCCTACCTGGCCTTCCTGGCCGCGGAGGAGGTGCACGCCTCGGGCGTGCTGTCCACCGTCGTCACCGGGCTGGCGCTGGCCCACGTGTCCCCGAAGGTGCAGACGGCGACCGCGCGGGTGACCGAGGCGATCACCTGGCGCACGGTCGCGTTCGTGCTGGAGAACGGCGTCTTCCTGCTCATCGGCATGCAGCTGCCCGGGCTGCTGTCCGGCGCCGCCGACAGCGGTCTCGGCGCCGGCCGGGTCGCCCTGGTCTGCGCCGGGGTGCTGGTCACCACGATCGTGGCGCGCTTCGTCTTCGTGTTCGGCCTCGCCGGGCTGCTCACGGTCGGGACGCCGGGCATGCGCCGACTGGCGTGGAGCCCCGGGGTCGCCGGGCTGGTCTCCTGGGCGGGCATGCGCGGGGTGGTCACGCTGGCCGCGGCCCAGGTGCTGCCCGAGGACCTGCCCGACCGCGAGGTGCTGCTGCTGGCGGCGTTCACCGTCGTCGTCGGCAGCCTGCTGGTGCAGGGCTCGACCCTGCCGTGGCTGGTGCGCAAGGTCGGCCTGCCGGCCCCCGACCCGGCCGAGGACGCGCTGCAGGCCGCGGTGATCGGCGACGCCGCCAACGCCGCGGGCCTCCAGCGGCTCGCCGAGCTGACCACCGGCGAGGAGCCCGAGGGCGTCGTCGACCGGCTGCGCGACCGGTCGATCGCGCGGTCGCACGCGACGTGGGAGCGGCTGGGCCGTCCGTTGGCCGACCAGCAGACGCCCTCCAGCATCTACGCCCGGCTGCGGATGGCGATGCTCGACGCCGAGCGGGACGTCGTGGTGCGCGCCCGCGACGCCGGCACCGCCCCGGCCGAGGTGCTGGAGGCCGCGCTCAACGCCATCGACGTCGAGGAGTCGCTGCTCGACCGGCACGAGGAGCTGGAGTCGCTGGACCGCGAGCGCCCGCTGGCCCCCCGGCCCAGCGACGAGCACTGCGCGCACCTGCGGCTGGCGCCGGTGGGCGTCGCGCACCCGGAGTCGGCGTGCGAGGACTGCCTGCGCGAGGGGACGACGTGGGTGCACCTGCGCACCTGCATGACCTGCGGGCACGTGGGCTGCTGCGACTCCTCGCCCCGGCGGCACTCCCGCGCGCACTTCGGCGCCGAGGGGCACCCGGTCGTCGTCAGCGCCGAGCCGGACGAGGCGTGGCGCTGGTGCTGGATCGACAGCGAGCTCGGCTAG